The nucleotide sequence AAGCTTGTGATCCTGATACTCATTTCAATGAATCTGCACAGCCATTGCTTAGAGAGATTAAAACATTAAGCGAAGAACTGTATGAAAAGGGAAAAAATACGTTTGCGGAGATTGAGGATGAGATGCAAGCATCTAAAGAAATAATTATGCAAGCGGCCAAGGAAAATCCCCTTAAAACCCTGTTAATTGCTGCCGGTATAGGACTTTTGTTGCTACGTGGAATCTTTGGCAGGCGCTCATAACATGAGCGCCTGCGGAGCTTATTTTTAAACAAGCCGGTGTTGCTGAATTTTCATCCTTTTTTATAGAGTCTTTGCCAGGTCTCAGGATGATTGGGAGTATTCCAATCATCGCCAATCAATTTGCCAATCAAAATATTCTGGATTAAATCGAAGGTTTTTTAGGTAATTGGCATCACAGATAAACAATTAATTGTGATGAGGCAAGAAAAAAACACCTGATCTACAGGTGGGTTTTCGTTTCGAGGTTAAACGAATAAGGGTTCAATAACTAAAATTTGGGGTTGTGGTATAGGCACCCCTTTTGAGCCTGAGCCCGATAGGGGGCGTCAACAGAGTTCCTTAAATTAAGAAAGGAATGATTTTATAAGGCACCAGCGCACAATATTCATTCCAGTCTTGACCATATTTTTCAGCGCACCGTTTATCATCACGAAAAGCACGGTCGATGAGGAGAATTGTCAGGAAACAAACATAAAAATAAGGGGCGAAGTGGGTAAAAAGGGCAGGGACTGACCAAAAAAAGGCGCTGGTAAGCTCTGGGACATAATGAAAATGCCTTGCAAGACCCCACCATCCTGAGGCAAGTAGTAAGGTTTTCTTCGTATTTCCTTCGCTCGTTTTATAATGGGCAGGCAAAATCAAGGGTTTCTTGCCCCATATTTTGCAATTGCCTGCTGATTCCCTTGCTCGAATTCGTTGTTTGTCAGCAAGATAATTGATAAGGATACTGGCTGCCCCCAGACTTAAAATAAGTGCAACCCATACAAAATTTAAATGAATTGGGTGAAGTACAAGATACATACTGGGCGAGGTGTAAATACAAGGAACCCAGACCAGGCAACCCCAGCAAATATAAAAGCCAGCTCGATCATGCATAATGTCTAATGAGCGTAAATAGCCTGTTTCCCAAATAAAGAATTTGGCTATATACAAGAATTGTAATGAGACAGAGAGGAGCATTGAATTCGCTAGCCCACTCAATTCTGCTTGTTTGGCACAATAAGAGAGAAGGAATAATCCCCAACTCATCATGCCAAAACGGCAAGTAATAAATTTTTTAATATGCCAACCAAAAATTTGTGGGTATAGCTCTGTTCCCCAATAGTAATCAAATAAAATATTATTGCTGATACTTGCATCGGTTGATGAAGGATAAAAGCGTCCTTTAAGATACAATAGGACGCAGAAAAGAAGGCTAAAAAGGTTAAGAGCGCCTAAGATACTACCCAGATTGTCATACAGGATGGTTGCAGGAAATAAATTCAGGCCAAACGTGGCCAGGCAAAACGTTCCCATCGTGGTAATGAAGGCTAAAACGCCATTCGCTTTATAGGTCGGGGTATTTCCCTTCGGTGTAAGAGGCCCTTGAAAAGGTTTTCCGGGCAGAAAACGCATTAAGACGGCTTCAAAGACTATAAAGCAGCCAATGATCATCCAGGCGGTATCTGAACCCCAAAAATAGGGTCTCCATATGTCATAAATGGTTTGTACCAATCCATT is from Legionella donaldsonii and encodes:
- a CDS encoding 7-dehydrocholesterol reductase, whose amino-acid sequence is MWLNLRNSLGPLLLILLCPPFVMLMWYTNTELAGSLATLWNMITQNGLVQTIYDIWRPYFWGSDTAWMIIGCFIVFEAVLMRFLPGKPFQGPLTPKGNTPTYKANGVLAFITTMGTFCLATFGLNLFPATILYDNLGSILGALNLFSLLFCVLLYLKGRFYPSSTDASISNNILFDYYWGTELYPQIFGWHIKKFITCRFGMMSWGLFLLSYCAKQAELSGLANSMLLSVSLQFLYIAKFFIWETGYLRSLDIMHDRAGFYICWGCLVWVPCIYTSPSMYLVLHPIHLNFVWVALILSLGAASILINYLADKQRIRARESAGNCKIWGKKPLILPAHYKTSEGNTKKTLLLASGWWGLARHFHYVPELTSAFFWSVPALFTHFAPYFYVCFLTILLIDRAFRDDKRCAEKYGQDWNEYCALVPYKIIPFLI